The proteins below are encoded in one region of Methyloterricola oryzae:
- the hxlA gene encoding 3-hexulose-6-phosphate synthase: MAKPLIQMALDSLDYDQTVKLAGLVAPYVDILEIGTPCIKYNGIRLVKELKAKFPNKKVLVDLKTMDAGLYEAKPFFQAGGDICTVLGVSGLATIKGVIEAANAYGKEAQIDLINVPNKAQLAAEAAAAGAHIMGVHTGLDAQAAGQTPFADLQAISNLKLPIKISVAGGINASTVQQVAKAGASIVVVGAAIYGAASPSAAAKEIRGLVDAL; encoded by the coding sequence ATGGCAAAACCCCTCATTCAGATGGCTCTGGACTCTCTGGACTATGACCAGACCGTAAAACTGGCCGGGCTGGTTGCTCCCTATGTGGACATCCTGGAAATCGGCACCCCCTGCATCAAGTACAACGGCATCCGCCTGGTCAAGGAACTGAAGGCCAAGTTCCCGAACAAGAAAGTCCTGGTCGACCTGAAGACCATGGACGCTGGCCTGTACGAAGCCAAGCCCTTCTTCCAGGCTGGCGGCGACATCTGCACCGTGCTGGGCGTTTCTGGCCTGGCCACCATCAAGGGTGTGATCGAGGCTGCCAATGCCTACGGCAAAGAAGCCCAGATCGACTTGATCAACGTGCCGAACAAGGCTCAGTTGGCTGCTGAAGCCGCCGCTGCCGGCGCTCACATCATGGGCGTGCACACCGGTCTCGACGCTCAGGCTGCCGGCCAGACCCCGTTCGCCGACCTGCAGGCAATCTCCAACCTGAAGCTGCCGATCAAGATCTCCGTGGCAGGCGGCATCAATGCGTCCACCGTGCAGCAGGTTGCCAAAGCCGGCGCCAGCATCGTGGTCGTGGGCGCAGCCATCTACGGCGCAGCGTCTCCGTCTGCGGCTGCGAAGGAAATCCGCGGTCTGGTTGACGCGCTGTAA